One Marinibacterium anthonyi genomic region harbors:
- a CDS encoding magnesium protoporphyrin O-methyltransferase: protein MADYYEANAQNFIAATQSVDMSDLRARFLAQLPQMPGGQCRILDAGTGSGRDARAFRFAGHEVEAFDASQAMVQAATLFSGIPVRHLNFQEFQWEQSFDGIWACASLLHVARADLPAVFQRLADHIVRGGILYASFKFGTGNRRKDGRHFTDMTEETLSALLDELPSLRQVETWRSEDRRPDRKEDIWLNALLRKT, encoded by the coding sequence ATGGCCGACTATTACGAAGCAAATGCGCAGAACTTCATTGCCGCCACCCAATCGGTCGACATGTCGGACCTGCGCGCCCGGTTTTTGGCGCAACTGCCTCAGATGCCCGGAGGCCAATGCCGCATTCTCGACGCAGGCACCGGTTCCGGACGCGATGCCCGTGCGTTCCGCTTTGCAGGCCATGAGGTCGAAGCCTTCGACGCCTCCCAGGCGATGGTTCAGGCAGCCACTCTTTTCAGCGGCATCCCGGTCCGACACCTCAACTTCCAGGAATTCCAATGGGAGCAGTCGTTTGATGGCATCTGGGCCTGTGCGTCGCTCCTACATGTTGCCCGCGCTGATCTACCCGCCGTCTTCCAGCGACTCGCGGATCACATTGTCCGCGGCGGCATCCTCTATGCCTCATTCAAATTCGGCACCGGTAACCGCCGAAAAGACGGCCGCCATTTCACCGACATGACCGAAGAAACTCTCTCGGCCCTCCTGGACGAACTCCCTTCTCTGCGGCAGGTTGAAACCTGGCGATCCGAAGATCGCCGCCCTGATAGAAAAGAAGACATTTGGCTCAATGCCTTGCTGAGAAAAACCTGA
- the rhlE_3 gene encoding ATP-dependent RNA helicase RhlE, with translation MDKVVECDAQVILIRHGAGLILAPRRHARRWRDLDGAEQSALMARITPAQTQLETDGITASVALIESGPHFHFRLEAPASATGPIPGAPHDRPLISGGDDALHAHLRPLIDQAKSVDLAVSFLMTSGARLVLPHLRDLLDRGGRLRLLTGDYLDVTEPTALRLMQDLDHDRHLYIFRAARIPFHPKAWMFSFADGSGALIVGSSNLSRSALTDGVEWNLRHFDKSDALPLTTARAAFEDLLARPDVTSLSPEWIDSYETRRIAPTPMTSGVPEEPPEDAPKPHAIQLEALAALAATRAKGYRAGLVVLATGLGKTFLAAFDSQPAARVLFVAHREEILTQAMEAFRAVRPKARLGRFGGGEKDFDADVLFASIQTLSRAEHLNRFSTDAFDYIVVDEFHHAAAATYRRIIDHFTPDFLLGLTATPDRSDGGDLLGLCEENLVYECDLWSGIDRELLSPFKYFGVPDPVEYAQIPWRSGRFDEAALTEAVATQARAENALDQLAQRGGKKAIGFCVSRRHADFMAEFSRARGLRAVAVHSGETSAPRASALKALEEGDLDIVYAVDMFNEGVDVPSIDTVLMLRPTESPVIWLQQLGRGLRRSAEKSHLAVIDYIGNHRIFLTKARTLLRIGAGEGALRIALERFARHEISFPAGCEVTYDLEALDILKSLIRQPRDGEELTAFYRDFRDRHGVRPTASEVQHAGFNPGRTGHEGWLGFVNDMGDLSAAGHAAWTAKKGLLDEIETTRMTRSYKMLVLRGMIEAGAFPGRIAISDLADRVARLARRNPEIKADLSVDPKDPAALRALLTQNPLKYLSEKEWFQLGPGTFETTFGNAPDPALAELASEIVDWRLLRYLQTRATTYGQDEASPLAEAAEDQKPYIRGPETAKIWDEYPRDRIPPLFGERFNTGSWNSGIVVIPKAKVMVLLVTMDKRSMSVGDHYADAFTTPTRFIWQTQTSTRRESSRGRIISGDEPGWTIHLFVRNSKLRDGRAAPFRYAGPVTFAGWEGEAPITVQLDLTEPLPAGLQSLFGVG, from the coding sequence ATGGACAAGGTGGTCGAATGCGACGCCCAGGTCATTCTGATCCGCCACGGGGCCGGCCTGATCCTCGCTCCGCGGCGACACGCGAGACGGTGGCGCGACCTCGACGGGGCCGAGCAATCGGCCCTGATGGCGCGGATCACCCCGGCTCAGACCCAGCTCGAGACCGACGGCATCACCGCCTCGGTCGCCCTTATCGAGTCTGGGCCGCATTTTCATTTTCGCCTCGAAGCCCCGGCATCCGCGACAGGTCCAATCCCCGGCGCCCCGCACGACCGACCGCTTATTTCAGGCGGAGACGACGCGCTCCATGCCCACCTCCGCCCCCTGATCGACCAGGCGAAAAGTGTCGATCTCGCCGTGTCCTTCCTGATGACCTCCGGCGCGCGCCTCGTCCTTCCCCACCTGCGTGACCTGCTCGACCGCGGCGGGCGGTTGCGGCTACTCACCGGCGATTACCTGGATGTCACCGAGCCGACTGCGCTGCGCCTCATGCAGGATCTCGACCACGACCGGCATCTCTACATCTTCCGCGCGGCGCGCATACCGTTTCATCCCAAGGCCTGGATGTTCTCCTTTGCCGACGGCTCTGGAGCGCTGATCGTCGGCTCGTCGAACTTGTCACGCTCGGCTCTGACCGATGGCGTCGAATGGAACCTCCGCCACTTCGACAAGTCGGACGCCCTGCCGCTGACCACTGCCCGCGCGGCATTCGAAGATCTTCTTGCCCGGCCCGACGTGACGAGCCTTTCGCCCGAGTGGATCGACAGCTACGAAACGCGACGGATCGCCCCAACGCCGATGACTTCCGGCGTGCCGGAGGAGCCGCCCGAAGACGCCCCCAAACCGCACGCCATCCAACTGGAGGCTCTCGCTGCCCTGGCCGCGACGCGCGCCAAAGGATACCGCGCTGGTCTGGTCGTGTTGGCAACCGGCCTCGGCAAGACTTTCCTCGCCGCCTTTGACAGCCAGCCTGCCGCGCGCGTTCTCTTCGTCGCGCATCGTGAAGAGATCCTGACGCAAGCCATGGAGGCGTTTCGTGCAGTCCGCCCCAAGGCCCGGCTTGGAAGGTTCGGCGGAGGTGAGAAGGACTTCGACGCCGACGTGCTCTTCGCCTCGATCCAGACGCTCTCCCGCGCCGAACATCTGAACCGCTTCTCGACGGATGCCTTCGACTACATCGTCGTCGACGAATTCCACCACGCGGCCGCTGCGACCTATCGGCGGATTATCGACCATTTCACACCTGACTTCCTGCTAGGCCTGACGGCAACGCCTGACCGCTCCGATGGCGGTGACCTTCTTGGCCTTTGCGAAGAAAACCTCGTCTACGAATGCGACCTTTGGTCGGGCATCGACAGAGAATTGTTGTCGCCGTTCAAGTACTTCGGCGTCCCTGACCCTGTCGAATACGCGCAAATCCCCTGGCGCAGCGGACGGTTTGATGAGGCGGCACTGACTGAGGCTGTCGCCACGCAAGCCCGTGCTGAAAACGCGCTCGACCAGCTCGCACAGCGGGGCGGCAAGAAAGCCATCGGCTTCTGCGTCTCGCGTCGTCATGCCGACTTCATGGCCGAGTTTTCAAGAGCCCGCGGACTACGCGCCGTGGCCGTGCATTCCGGAGAAACCTCTGCCCCACGCGCCAGCGCCTTGAAGGCCCTTGAAGAGGGCGACCTCGACATCGTCTACGCAGTCGACATGTTCAATGAAGGCGTGGATGTGCCATCCATTGACACGGTCTTGATGCTGCGCCCCACCGAAAGCCCAGTGATCTGGCTGCAGCAGCTTGGCCGCGGGTTGCGACGGTCCGCCGAGAAGTCCCACCTTGCTGTGATTGATTACATCGGCAACCACAGGATCTTCCTGACCAAAGCCCGTACCCTACTGCGCATCGGCGCGGGCGAAGGCGCGCTGCGGATCGCCCTGGAGCGCTTCGCCCGGCATGAAATTTCCTTTCCAGCCGGCTGCGAAGTCACCTACGACCTCGAAGCACTCGACATCCTGAAATCCCTGATACGCCAACCCCGTGATGGCGAAGAGCTGACAGCCTTCTATCGCGACTTCCGCGATCGCCACGGCGTCCGCCCCACCGCGTCTGAGGTTCAACACGCCGGCTTCAACCCAGGCCGCACCGGCCACGAAGGGTGGCTCGGCTTCGTCAACGACATGGGCGATCTTTCCGCCGCCGGCCACGCGGCGTGGACCGCGAAAAAAGGGTTGCTCGATGAGATCGAAACCACCCGCATGACCCGCAGCTACAAGATGTTGGTCCTGCGCGGCATGATCGAGGCCGGAGCCTTTCCGGGACGCATCGCCATTTCCGATCTGGCTGACCGTGTCGCGCGCCTCGCGCGTCGCAATCCGGAGATCAAGGCAGACCTCAGCGTCGATCCCAAAGACCCCGCTGCGCTGCGGGCCCTGCTGACACAGAATCCGCTGAAGTACTTGTCCGAGAAGGAGTGGTTCCAGCTCGGTCCCGGCACGTTTGAGACCACCTTTGGCAACGCCCCTGATCCAGCACTGGCGGAACTCGCATCCGAGATCGTCGACTGGCGCCTCCTGCGCTACCTGCAGACCCGCGCCACGACTTACGGTCAGGACGAAGCCAGTCCCCTCGCGGAGGCTGCCGAGGACCAAAAACCATACATCCGCGGCCCAGAGACGGCAAAGATCTGGGACGAATATCCCCGCGATCGCATCCCTCCTCTGTTTGGAGAGAGGTTCAACACGGGGTCCTGGAACTCCGGAATCGTTGTCATCCCAAAGGCCAAGGTCATGGTCCTGCTGGTCACCATGGACAAACGCAGCATGTCTGTCGGAGACCACTATGCCGATGCCTTCACCACTCCGACGCGCTTCATCTGGCAAACCCAGACCAGCACCCGCCGTGAAAGCTCACGAGGACGCATCATCTCAGGGGACGAGCCAGGCTGGACGATCCACCTATTCGTCCGAAACTCCAAACTCCGTGATGGCCGTGCCGCACCGTTTCGCTATGCCGGCCCGGTAACGTTCGCAGGCTGGGAGGGCGAAGCCCCAATCACTGTCCAACTGGATTTGACCGAACCCCTTCCAGCAGGATTGCAGTCGCTGTTTGGCGTGGGGTGA
- the ppsC_2 gene encoding Beta-ketoacyl-acyl-carrier-protein synthase I — protein MTDTTMKALAAMGYGRPEELVMIERAIPSAGRGQIQVRIKAATVNPTDLRVITGGYKAMGPVSFPYVLGNDFAGTVTQVGEDVSGYEVGDEVFGQALPRDLRAATSPTKPSVSTGSLAEYAVFEADTPLLAHRPDTVPVETAAALAISGMTARALMKIAQMRAGTSALIIGATGGSGTSLVSLLASQGIRVTATAGSPEKAEMLLRLGADATVGHDPADYPKDMDAVFNMALFQDRICHAAASLRTGGKLLSIMYPPATAADLGRDDVEYHFMLDMDGVYGGMPDVAEAASKGELTVEIGKVFLFDQAVDAVVAYAREKLPGKVVVKF, from the coding sequence ATGACCGACACGACGATGAAAGCACTGGCGGCAATGGGCTACGGCCGCCCGGAAGAGCTGGTGATGATCGAACGCGCTATCCCGTCGGCGGGTCGCGGGCAGATCCAGGTGCGGATCAAGGCGGCGACGGTCAACCCCACCGACCTGCGCGTCATCACAGGCGGATACAAGGCCATGGGTCCGGTGAGTTTTCCTTATGTCCTGGGGAACGATTTCGCAGGCACTGTCACCCAGGTTGGTGAGGACGTAAGTGGCTATGAGGTTGGAGACGAAGTCTTCGGTCAGGCGCTTCCGCGAGATCTGCGGGCGGCGACCTCCCCCACCAAACCCTCTGTCAGCACAGGCTCCCTGGCGGAATATGCGGTCTTCGAGGCTGACACTCCCCTTCTTGCGCACCGCCCCGATACGGTTCCGGTCGAAACAGCAGCAGCCCTGGCGATCTCGGGGATGACCGCCCGCGCTCTCATGAAGATCGCTCAGATGCGCGCCGGAACGTCCGCCTTGATCATAGGGGCGACCGGTGGGTCCGGCACTTCGTTGGTATCGTTGCTGGCAAGCCAAGGCATCCGCGTGACCGCAACCGCGGGATCACCTGAAAAGGCGGAGATGTTGCTGCGCCTGGGGGCTGATGCCACGGTTGGTCATGATCCTGCCGACTATCCCAAGGATATGGATGCTGTCTTCAACATGGCACTTTTCCAAGACCGTATCTGCCACGCGGCTGCAAGTCTCAGAACTGGGGGCAAGCTTCTCTCGATCATGTACCCTCCTGCTACCGCGGCTGATCTTGGGCGTGACGACGTGGAGTATCATTTCATGCTGGATATGGACGGCGTGTATGGAGGCATGCCGGATGTCGCGGAGGCTGCCAGCAAGGGCGAGCTAACCGTGGAAATAGGCAAGGTTTTCCTGTTCGATCAGGCGGTCGATGCCGTTGTGGCCTATGCCAGGGAAAAGCTGCCAGGGAAGGTCGTCGTTAAGTTCTGA
- the ytcD_3 gene encoding putative HTH-type transcriptional regulator YtcD codes for MTDDTDLAARASLALEDVPRIRPVLDKIADKWTILILIVLCAEPVRFNEIKRRLEGITHKSLADALKRLERDGFISRKVLPTVPPGVEYAITPLGYSLRQPFEELCLWASEHQRELGGS; via the coding sequence ATGACCGATGATACCGACCTCGCAGCGCGTGCCAGTCTCGCGCTAGAAGATGTGCCCCGGATCAGGCCAGTTCTCGACAAAATTGCTGACAAATGGACAATATTGATCCTGATCGTGCTTTGCGCGGAACCCGTGCGCTTCAATGAGATCAAACGACGCCTGGAAGGCATCACGCATAAGTCGCTCGCAGATGCATTGAAACGACTGGAGCGCGACGGCTTCATCAGTCGCAAAGTGCTGCCGACGGTGCCTCCGGGCGTTGAATATGCGATCACGCCACTTGGGTATTCGCTTCGGCAACCTTTCGAGGAGTTATGCCTCTGGGCGAGCGAGCATCAACGCGAACTCGGCGGTTCCTGA
- a CDS encoding putative type IV restriction endonuclease, giving the protein MEENLREIYKRLAKSDANEAQTRHEIIDTILHGILAWPRALTKVEEYIAPGFSDYVLTKPNGDFLFFVEAKKADKNFTLPFPHKSGETHCYMPIKTLLTNESISSAMKQVREYCMDTGCEYGAVTNGSEWICFKCFEKGKRWDQLKALVVRGPEFFIDDEIKAKNTFSYIAITEHSSLSANLASAPPKDRQVYIAKDRIAAHSHPITSNRLATALRPIANKNFGVINDDQIELMDRCYVADRGFTQVLAGMRSIIKDSLTPYFEGYGVEQLEDTGKGGAIGGRLTKNIKNSRGGEVLILFGGKGAGKSTFIRRLLRHTPPKWLKDNSVAAVVDLLDVPEDKSKVYSEIWRRLVADLDTENILNSSRDILLKELFQDRFSIASKQELSGLPKAGERYNDRLNGLVSEWRRDHEYCAKRLSLRCTAGGKGVIVVIDNTDQYGGEIQDFCFTTAQEIARSLSCVTIISMREERFHNSKIHGVLDAFQNSGFHLSSPKPSTVFLKRLEYTIEILRNPDRRGELTYITDPALITDCCTYLSIVAEGIRNANSPLNNFLTACGHGDIRLTLDLFRSFLLSGYTNVQEMLDAGRWVFQIHQVIKPVMVPTRYFYDEQLSDIPNIFQARDSRLSSHFTSLRILRRLSKNIGAGSTEFVAMAELRSYFSEKFRMVSDFNLSLDILLRHGFVEANNRLDYFDESVDRVRVTNYGIYMLSDLAFTFTYLDLVCIDVNYFDEEACNSVTGLANEEYRLFSERKRTERVHVRLKRAEAFLKYLQKEEQREIEIFDLNIPNGESFGEKLSASFEAEKRRVLASAEKQRYNRRN; this is encoded by the coding sequence ATGGAAGAAAATCTTAGAGAAATATACAAGAGACTTGCTAAGTCCGATGCCAATGAAGCTCAGACGCGCCACGAGATTATTGACACAATCTTACATGGCATCCTTGCCTGGCCCCGAGCCCTGACGAAGGTTGAGGAGTACATTGCCCCTGGCTTTTCAGATTATGTCCTTACCAAGCCAAACGGCGACTTTCTTTTCTTTGTAGAGGCCAAGAAAGCCGACAAGAATTTTACGCTGCCGTTCCCTCATAAGTCAGGGGAAACACACTGCTATATGCCAATCAAAACACTTCTCACGAATGAGTCGATTTCATCTGCAATGAAGCAAGTTCGTGAGTACTGCATGGATACAGGCTGCGAGTATGGAGCTGTAACAAACGGCAGTGAATGGATTTGCTTTAAGTGCTTCGAGAAGGGTAAGCGATGGGATCAACTAAAAGCCCTTGTTGTCCGTGGGCCAGAGTTTTTCATTGATGATGAGATCAAAGCGAAAAATACATTCTCGTACATCGCAATAACTGAACACTCGTCTCTCTCGGCGAACCTAGCGAGCGCACCACCCAAAGACCGGCAAGTGTACATCGCCAAGGATAGAATTGCGGCACACTCGCATCCCATTACATCCAATCGACTTGCGACAGCATTGCGTCCTATTGCCAACAAAAATTTCGGCGTCATCAATGATGATCAAATAGAGCTGATGGATCGATGCTATGTGGCAGATCGTGGCTTTACACAAGTCTTGGCCGGCATGCGATCAATCATCAAGGATTCTCTCACGCCATACTTTGAAGGATACGGCGTTGAGCAACTAGAAGACACGGGCAAAGGTGGAGCAATTGGAGGTCGACTCACAAAGAATATTAAGAATTCAAGGGGCGGAGAGGTTTTAATCCTGTTTGGCGGCAAAGGCGCAGGGAAATCGACGTTTATCCGTCGCCTTCTTCGGCACACCCCACCGAAATGGCTGAAAGACAACTCGGTTGCGGCTGTTGTCGACCTTTTGGATGTGCCAGAGGACAAGAGTAAGGTTTATTCTGAGATATGGCGTCGTTTGGTTGCAGACTTAGATACTGAAAATATTCTAAACTCCTCTCGCGATATACTTCTCAAGGAACTTTTTCAGGACCGCTTTTCGATCGCCTCAAAGCAGGAATTGTCAGGTCTACCTAAGGCGGGTGAGCGGTACAACGATCGCCTAAATGGCCTGGTATCGGAATGGAGGCGTGACCATGAATATTGCGCGAAGCGTCTTTCACTAAGGTGTACCGCAGGTGGAAAGGGTGTGATTGTCGTTATAGACAACACGGACCAGTACGGTGGGGAGATTCAAGATTTCTGCTTTACCACCGCGCAAGAAATAGCTCGCAGCCTTTCGTGCGTGACCATCATTTCGATGCGTGAGGAGCGCTTTCATAACTCAAAGATTCACGGCGTTCTTGACGCATTCCAGAACTCAGGATTCCATCTAAGCTCTCCAAAGCCTTCAACAGTCTTTCTCAAACGCCTCGAGTACACTATCGAAATTTTGAGAAACCCTGACCGTAGAGGTGAATTAACTTATATCACTGACCCCGCCTTGATTACAGATTGCTGCACCTATCTCAGCATTGTGGCGGAAGGCATTAGAAACGCAAACTCTCCACTAAACAATTTCCTTACAGCTTGCGGTCATGGTGATATCCGCCTCACTCTTGATCTGTTCCGATCTTTCCTTCTGTCTGGCTACACCAATGTTCAGGAAATGCTAGATGCTGGGCGTTGGGTCTTCCAAATACATCAAGTAATCAAGCCCGTCATGGTACCGACAAGGTACTTCTATGATGAACAACTGAGCGACATTCCGAACATATTCCAGGCGAGAGATAGCCGTCTGTCCTCACACTTTACAAGTCTTAGAATACTGCGCCGCCTGTCAAAGAATATCGGAGCCGGATCCACTGAGTTTGTCGCGATGGCCGAGCTTCGCTCATACTTCTCCGAAAAATTCAGAATGGTCTCTGACTTTAATCTCAGCTTGGACATTCTCTTGCGACATGGATTTGTCGAAGCGAACAATAGGCTTGATTACTTTGATGAGAGCGTAGATCGTGTCAGGGTGACAAACTACGGAATCTACATGCTTTCGGACCTGGCATTCACTTTCACATATCTTGATCTCGTCTGCATCGATGTCAATTATTTTGATGAAGAGGCGTGCAACAGCGTAACAGGTTTGGCGAACGAAGAGTATAGGCTCTTTTCCGAAAGAAAGCGAACGGAAAGAGTTCATGTTCGACTGAAAAGAGCTGAAGCATTTTTGAAATACCTCCAGAAAGAGGAGCAGCGAGAGATAGAGATCTTTGATCTCAACATTCCCAACGGCGAAAGCTTCGGGGAAAAACTTTCTGCCTCATTCGAGGCGGAAAAGCGCCGCGTATTAGCTAGCGCCGAGAAGCAGAGATACAATCGACGAAACTGA
- a CDS encoding Helix-turn-helix domain protein gives MAFKFSPVDPDEYTRGFEEEEEARSQEEALAAALAVEPHANLERFRKKRGFTKTEMAEMMDITPRSYYAYESGKRSIPTEALVRLNMYTGVDLNEILTGRPSSEGYERVVSTTIWMLRVLLTDYKGIPLSRQEKIINETIGYAQERGLTIDKRLVDDMVASEMVYKFHPENIPAPPDAEAYGEDQYEQYKRDEEAWQKHVDEGLEGRSWPR, from the coding sequence ATGGCGTTCAAATTCAGCCCGGTCGACCCGGACGAGTATACCCGTGGTTTCGAGGAAGAGGAGGAAGCCCGAAGCCAGGAGGAGGCCCTGGCGGCCGCGCTCGCGGTGGAGCCCCACGCCAACCTCGAACGCTTCAGGAAGAAGCGCGGCTTCACCAAGACCGAGATGGCGGAGATGATGGATATCACGCCACGGAGCTACTACGCCTATGAAAGCGGGAAGCGATCGATCCCGACCGAGGCGCTCGTCCGCCTCAACATGTACACCGGGGTTGATCTGAACGAGATCCTGACGGGCCGCCCGTCAAGCGAGGGGTACGAGCGGGTCGTTTCCACGACGATCTGGATGCTTCGCGTTCTCCTGACCGACTACAAGGGGATACCCCTTTCTAGGCAGGAGAAGATCATCAATGAAACGATCGGCTATGCGCAGGAGCGCGGGCTCACGATCGACAAGCGTCTGGTCGATGACATGGTTGCGAGCGAGATGGTGTACAAGTTCCATCCGGAGAACATCCCCGCGCCGCCTGACGCCGAGGCATACGGGGAAGATCAGTACGAGCAATACAAGCGGGATGAGGAGGCTTGGCAGAAGCACGTCGATGAGGGGTTGGAAGGGCGCTCGTGGCCGCGGTGA
- a CDS encoding tyrosine recombinase XerD has protein sequence MGSGLKRSRQYPGATSYFDRHGKLRWRFRKGGFSAELGSDYGSEDFIRRYEAALEGHRTRGGIGAGRAKPGSVGLLVSKWYRSQDFLALEASTQRVYRGVVESFRQQHGDKPVHLMQLRHVQDLLAAKADTPSAANNLRKRLIQLLDYAIALEWRTDNPARATKPYKVATEGFHTWSEAEIAKFIQTHPEGTEAHRVMTLMAYTGAARVDAVQLGPWNIKDGRFQYRRQKTKKTNGRLISIPVHPDLAAVLAKLPTDRPYISTKRGTARTAAGLGNLMQRWTREADLPACSSHGLRKACARRLAEAGATTNQIASVTGHKTLALVQHYTAAAEREGLADSAFEKLLARPNGEQNLANLPDWFANIDTKSLKGKEN, from the coding sequence GTGGGATCAGGCCTGAAACGGAGCCGCCAGTATCCCGGCGCGACGTCCTATTTCGACCGCCACGGCAAGCTCCGCTGGCGCTTTCGCAAGGGCGGCTTCTCGGCCGAGCTTGGATCGGATTACGGCTCAGAGGATTTCATCCGGCGATACGAGGCCGCGCTGGAAGGACACCGGACGCGCGGCGGCATCGGCGCGGGTCGTGCGAAACCCGGCAGTGTCGGTCTGCTCGTCTCGAAATGGTACCGGTCGCAGGACTTCCTGGCGCTCGAGGCATCGACGCAGCGCGTTTACCGCGGTGTGGTCGAGAGCTTTCGCCAGCAGCACGGCGACAAGCCCGTGCACCTGATGCAGCTCCGTCATGTGCAGGACCTTCTGGCTGCCAAGGCGGACACGCCTTCAGCGGCCAACAACCTGCGCAAGAGGCTCATCCAGCTTCTGGACTACGCGATCGCGCTGGAATGGCGGACCGACAACCCGGCACGCGCCACGAAGCCCTACAAGGTCGCCACGGAGGGCTTTCACACCTGGTCCGAGGCGGAGATCGCAAAATTCATCCAGACGCATCCTGAGGGCACTGAGGCGCACAGGGTGATGACGCTGATGGCCTACACCGGGGCGGCCCGCGTGGATGCGGTGCAGCTTGGCCCCTGGAACATCAAGGATGGGCGGTTTCAGTACCGTCGCCAAAAAACGAAGAAGACCAACGGGCGTCTGATCTCGATTCCCGTACATCCGGACCTGGCAGCGGTCCTCGCCAAGCTGCCGACCGACCGGCCCTACATCTCCACGAAGCGCGGTACGGCGCGTACAGCGGCCGGACTGGGCAATCTCATGCAGCGCTGGACCCGGGAGGCGGATTTGCCCGCCTGCTCCTCTCACGGCCTGCGGAAGGCCTGTGCGCGGCGACTCGCAGAGGCAGGAGCGACCACGAACCAGATCGCGTCGGTGACGGGCCACAAGACCCTGGCGCTTGTGCAGCACTACACGGCTGCGGCAGAACGCGAAGGATTGGCTGATTCAGCTTTCGAGAAGCTGCTCGCACGTCCGAATGGAGAACAAAATCTGGCGAACCTTCCTGATTGGTTCGCCAATATCGACACCAAGTCCCTTAAAGGAAAGGAAAACTGA
- a CDS encoding PAN domain protein — protein MRHNLQRMWGLAVLMSWLAGAAMAGTLDESDTKFCDWRFSGAVEAGDLEAFGQVPPSATGVTLCLDSRGGDLTEGLAILQHVRSRYIRTRVLPGQICSGACALIFLGGSTVEGDGLLRFPQREIWAGARLGFSGAARSVDRTLDVAEGLFSIKVAEEQGDRLIEDHLYLQILRHRGADPYVIDTVGDAYMSNIPVMGVAAPEAFTTANIVNICDAVYLRYRLHDGTAGTLDSNFLSTAHSIANLRHARTKPVRAALRETEGGAVVQGYAGPYWAGSKYWQRECYVTIRKSDVAAYEGENAALGITGIAVEFRDYGGQDRDVTTFDPDSWQAATRLVGAYDVPPLLAYPFHARLDTLPAGPRAAAARAEGGPALPPPAPGFARFDGMDLAGGDLGRERASTGTECMSICQDTAGCDGATFDRWNGICFLKDISRSAHTLSQQPKSDVYVSGAQIDGILPARTKPVILRRAGKGFFDRPAFYFQGSSFEDCARQCLGEATCHAFNFIEETGACQVFDRPGEYYDRAGTEAGLKMQPL, from the coding sequence ATGCGGCACAACCTGCAGCGCATGTGGGGTCTGGCCGTTCTGATGTCGTGGTTGGCTGGCGCCGCCATGGCCGGAACTCTGGACGAAAGCGATACGAAATTCTGTGACTGGCGATTCTCCGGCGCCGTCGAAGCGGGGGACCTCGAGGCCTTTGGCCAGGTCCCGCCGTCGGCCACCGGGGTGACTCTGTGCCTGGACAGCCGGGGCGGCGACCTGACCGAAGGGCTGGCGATCCTGCAGCATGTGCGCAGCCGCTACATCCGCACACGCGTGCTGCCCGGGCAGATCTGCAGCGGCGCCTGCGCGCTGATCTTCCTGGGCGGATCCACCGTCGAAGGCGACGGCCTGCTGCGATTCCCCCAGCGCGAGATCTGGGCCGGCGCGCGGCTGGGCTTTTCCGGGGCGGCGCGGTCGGTGGACCGGACACTGGACGTGGCCGAAGGGCTGTTTTCCATCAAGGTGGCCGAGGAACAGGGCGACCGGCTGATCGAGGATCACCTGTACCTGCAGATCCTGCGCCATCGCGGCGCGGATCCTTACGTGATCGACACGGTGGGCGATGCCTACATGTCGAACATCCCCGTCATGGGCGTCGCCGCGCCCGAAGCCTTTACGACGGCCAACATCGTCAACATCTGCGACGCGGTGTACCTGCGCTACCGGCTGCACGACGGCACCGCCGGCACGCTCGATTCGAATTTCCTGAGCACCGCGCACAGCATCGCCAACCTGCGCCACGCCCGGACCAAGCCGGTTCGCGCCGCCCTGCGGGAAACCGAAGGCGGCGCCGTGGTCCAGGGCTATGCCGGTCCCTACTGGGCCGGGTCGAAATACTGGCAGCGGGAATGTTACGTGACGATCCGCAAATCCGACGTCGCCGCCTACGAAGGCGAGAACGCGGCGCTGGGGATCACCGGCATCGCGGTGGAATTCCGCGACTACGGCGGGCAGGACCGCGACGTGACGACCTTTGACCCCGACAGCTGGCAGGCCGCCACGCGGCTGGTCGGCGCCTATGACGTGCCGCCGCTGCTGGCCTATCCGTTCCACGCGCGGCTCGACACGCTGCCCGCCGGACCGCGCGCCGCCGCGGCCCGCGCCGAAGGCGGACCCGCCCTGCCGCCCCCGGCCCCGGGATTCGCCCGATTCGACGGGATGGACCTGGCAGGGGGCGACCTGGGCCGGGAACGGGCGTCGACCGGGACCGAATGCATGTCGATCTGCCAGGACACCGCCGGGTGCGACGGCGCGACCTTCGACCGCTGGAACGGGATCTGCTTCCTCAAGGATATCTCGCGGTCGGCCCACACCCTGTCGCAGCAGCCCAAGTCCGATGTCTACGTGTCCGGCGCGCAGATCGACGGGATACTGCCGGCGCGCACCAAGCCGGTGATTCTGCGCCGCGCCGGCAAGGGGTTCTTCGACCGGCCGGCGTTCTACTTCCAGGGCTCCAGCTTCGAGGATTGCGCCCGCCAATGCCTGGGCGAAGCCACCTGCCACGCGTTCAACTTCATCGAGGAAACCGGCGCCTGCCAGGTCTTTGACCGGCCCGGCGAATATTACGACCGGGCGGGGACCGAGGCGGGGCTGAAGATGCAGCCGCTTTGA